In the Helianthus annuus cultivar XRQ/B chromosome 11, HanXRQr2.0-SUNRISE, whole genome shotgun sequence genome, one interval contains:
- the LOC110888037 gene encoding uncharacterized protein LOC110888037, which yields MGQLATDVAELKKGKGQLPSDTKVNPSHGLSRDNNVNISHVSVLSSGKEFKANLSPGLVEGVVEDVTGNESDDEVSPVVPKNSNVKKPGLGENEKSENDKGGPSQVPFPSALLDPGKKNFIASRGPQKEELWDMFKQVKINLPLLDVIKQVPAYAKFLKELCTQKRQQKKKRPKRVDLTGQVSAVLNGELPPKLKDLGTPLINIQVGNFQMAKALLDLGAGVSILPGGLYDQYDFGPLARVETTVVLADLSH from the coding sequence ACTTCCTAGTGACACCAAGGTAAATCCGTCTCATGGTTTGTCAAGAGATAATAATGTTAATATTAGTCATGTTAGTGTATTGAGTAGTGGCAAAGAATTTAAAGCAAATTTATCACCAGGTttggttgagggggtagttgaggatgttaCGGGTAATGAGAGTGATGATGAAGTTTCACCGGTTGTTCCTAAAAATTCAAATGTTAAAAAACCGGGGTTGGGTGAAAATGAAAAGAGTGAAAATGATAAAGGTGGACCGAGTCAAGTCCCGTTTCCATCGGCTTTACTTGACCCGGGTAAGAAAAACTTTATTGCATCAAGAGGTCCCCAAAAAGAAGAATTGTGGGATAtgtttaaacaagtaaaaatcaatCTTCCACTACTTGATGTAATAAAACAAGTACCCGCTTATGCTAAATTTCTAAAggaattatgtacacaaaaaaggcaacaAAAGAAAAAAAGGCCTAAGCGGGTAGACTTGACCGGGCAAGTAAGTGCGGTTTTGAACGGGGAGCTTCCCCCTAAGCTCAAGGATCTGGGTACGCCATTGATAAatatacaagttggtaattttcaaatggcaaaGGCGTTACTTGATCTTGGAGCCGGGgtgagcattttaccggggggcttatatgaccaatacgattttggtccgtTAGCAAGAGTAGAGACAACGGTCGTTTTAGCCGATTTGTCTCATTAG